The Lutra lutra chromosome 15, mLutLut1.2, whole genome shotgun sequence genome includes a region encoding these proteins:
- the IGSF9 gene encoding protein turtle homolog A isoform X1, producing the protein MVWCLGVTILSLIISQGADGRGKPEVVSVVGREGETAVLGCDLLPPAGRPPLHVIEWLRFGFLLPIFIQFGLYSPRIDPDYVGRVRLQKGASLQIEGLRVEDQGWYECRVLFLDQHSPEDDSANGSWVHLTVNSSPQFLETPPQVLEVRELESVTLRCVARGSPQPHVTWKLRGQDLGQGQGQGQVQVQNGTLWIRRVERGSSGVYTCQASSTEGSTSHATQLLVLGPPVIVVPPRNSSVNASQDVSLACRAEAYPTNLTYSWFQDSTNVFHIRRLQPRVRILVDGSLRLQAAQPDDAGRYTCVASNGLPRPPSASAYLTVLYPARVTAMPPETPLPVGMRGVIQCPVRANPPLLFVSWTKDGQALQLDKLPGWSQGPEGSLIIALGNEDALGEYSCTPYNSLGTAGPSPVTRVLLKAPPAFLERPKEEYFQEVGRELLIPCSAQGDPPPAISWAKVGRGLQAQAQVDNSSSLILRPLTKEAHGRWECTASNAVARVATSTHVYVLGTSPHVVTNVSVVPLPKGANVSWEPGFDGGYLQRFSVWYTPLAKRPDRTHHDWVSLAVPVGAAYLLVPGLQPQTQYQFSVLAQNKLGSGPFSEIVLSAPEGLPTTPAAPRLPPTEMPQLLSPPRGLVAVRTPRGVLLHWDPPELVPETLDGYVLEGRQGSQGWEVLDRVAAGTETQLLVPGLIKDVLYEFRLVALAGSYVSDPSNTANVSTSGLEVYPSRTQLPGLLPQPVLAGVVGGVCFLGVAVLVSILAACLTNRRRAARRRRKRLRQDAPLIFSPPGKSAPHSAPGSGSPDSVAKLKLQGSPVPSLRQSLLWGEPAGPPSPPPDPPPSRGPLPLEPISRGPDGRFVMGPNVGTPEERSGSERAESRTPAQCQARSYDCSSSSPSGQPQPLCIADISPVGPPPAAPPSPRPAPGPLLQYLSLPFFREMNVDGDWPPFEEPAPAPPPDYMDTRPCPTSSLLHPLDPDTVSPGAAMGAGAAPEPLYTALADWTLRDRLLPGLLPAAPRGSLTSQSSGRGSASFLRPPSTAPSAGGSYLSPAPGDTSSWASGPERWPRREHVVTVSKRRNTSVDENYEWDSEFPGDMELLETLHLGLAGPRPRPEAEPELDVKTPVEGSLPSMARVPGPEARCAALREEFLAFRRRRDATRARLPVYRQPVPHPEQATLL; encoded by the exons ATGGTTTGGTGCCTCGGTGTGACCATCCTCAGCCTGATCATCAGCCAGGGGGCTGACG GTCGAGGGAAGCCTGAGGTGGTGTCCGTGGTGGGCCGAGAGGGCGAGACTGCAGTGCTGGGCTGTGACCTGCTGCCCCCCGCCGGCCGCCCACCCCTGCATGTCATTGAGTGGCTGCGTTTTGGATTCCTGCTTCCCATCTTCATCCAGTTCGGCCTCTACTCTCCCCGCATCGACCCTGATTACGTGG GGCGAGTCCGGCTGCAGAAAGGGGCATCTCTCCAGATTGAGGGGCTCCGAGTGGAAGACCAGGGCTGGTACGAGTGCCGCGTGCTCTTCCTGGACCAGCACAGCCCTGAGGACGACTCTGCTAACGGCTCCTGGGTGCACCTCACGGTCAATT CGTCCCCTCAGTTCCTGGAGACGCCTCCCCAGGTGCTGGAAGTTCGGGAACTCGAGTCTGTGACCCTGCGTTGTGTGGCCCGGGGCAGCCCGCAGCCTCATGTGACCTGGAAGCTCCGAGGACAGGACCttggccagggccagggccagggtcaGGTGCAA GTGCAGAATGGGACGCTGTGGATCCGACGGGTGGAGCGAGGCAGCTCCGGAGTCTACACCTGCCAAGCCTCCAGCACTGAGGGCAGCACCTCCCACGCCACCCAGCTGCTGGTGCTAG GTCCCCCAGTCATCGTGGTACCCCCCAGGAACAGTTCGGTCAATGCCTCCCAGGATGTTTCCCTGGCCTGCCGGGCTGAGGCGTACCCCACTAACCTCACCTACAGCTGGTTCCAGGACAGCACCAACGTGTTCCACATCAg ACGGCTGCAGCCCCGCGTGCGGATCCTGGTGGACGGGAGTCTGCGACTGCAGGCCGCCCAGCCTGATGACGCGGGCCGCTACACCTGCGTGGCCAGCAACGGCCTCCCGCGCCCGCCCTCGGCCTCTGCCTACCTCACAGTGCTCT ACCCAGCCCGGGTGACAGCGATGCCTCCGGAGACACCCCTGCCTGTGGGCATGCGGGGGGTGATCCAGTGCCCGGTCCGGGCTAACCCCCCACTGCTCTTTGTCAGCTGGACCAAGGATGGGCAGGCCCTGCAGCTGGATAAG ctcccTGGCTGGTCCCAGGGCCCGGAGGGCTCACTGATCATTGCCCTGGGGAATGAGGACGCTCTGGGAGAATACTCCTGCACGCCCTACAACAGTCTTGGTACCGCTGGGCCCTCCCCGGTGACCCGCGTGCTGCTCAAG GCTCCCCCAGCTTTTCTAGAACGGCCCAAGGAAGAATATTTTCAAGAAGTAGGGCGGGAGCTACTCATCCCCTGCTCTGCTCAAGGAGACCCCCCTCCTGCTATCTCTTGGGCCAAG GTAGGCCGAGGGctgcaggcccaggcccaggtggACAACAGCAGCAGCCTCATCCTGCGGCCACTGACCAAGGAGGCCCATGGGCGCTGGGAGTGCACCGCCAGCAATGCTGTGGCCCGAGTGGCCACCTCCACACATGTCTATGTGCTGG gcaccAGCCCTCACGTTGTCACCAATGTGTCCGTGGTGCCTTTGCCCAAGGGTGCCAATGTCTCCTGGGAGCCTGGCTTTGATGGCGGCTATCTGCAGAGGTTCAGTGTCTGGTATACCCCGCT GGCCAAGCGTCCTGACCGAACCCACCATGACTGGGTGTCCCTGGCAGTGCCTGTGGGGGCTGCTTACCTCCTCGTGCCGGGGCTGCAGCCCCAAACCCAGTACCAGTTCAGCGTCCTAGCACAGAACAAGCTGGGGAGTGGGCCCTTCAGCGAGATCGTCTTGTCTGCCCCAGAAG GGCTTCCCACCACACCGGCGGCTCCCAGGCTTCCGCCTACTGAGATGCCTCAGCTCCTCTCACCTCCCCGAGGCCTGGTGGCAGTGAGGACACCCCGGGGGGTGCTCCTGCATTGGGATCCCCCAGAACTGGTCCCTGAGACGCTGGACGGCTATGTCCTGGAGGGACGGCAAGGCTCCCAAGGCTGGGAGGTGCTGGACCGCGTCGCGGCAGGCACGGAAACGCAGCTGCTGGTGCCAGGGCTCATCAAG gacgtACTGTACGAGTTCCGGCTCGTGGCCCTGGCCGGTAGCTATGTCAGCGATCCCAGCAACACGGCCAACGTCTCCACTTCCG GCCTGGAAGTCTACCCCTCGCGCACACAGctgcctggcctcctgccccagccGGTCCTGGCCGGCGTGGTGGGCGGGGTCTGCTTCCTGGGCGTGGCTGTCCTCGTGAGCATCCTGGCCGCCTGCCTGACCAACCGGCGCAGGGCAGCCCGTCGCCGCCGCAAGCGCCTCCGCCAAG ATGCGCCTCTTATCTTCTCTCCTCCCGGGAAGTCAGCTCCACA ctctgccccggGCTCAGGCAGCCCTGATAGCGTGGCGAAGCTGAAGCTCCAGGGTTCCCCAGTCCCCAGCCTGCGCCAGAGTCTACTCTGGGGGGAGCCTGCtggcccccccagcccccctccggATCCTCCGCCTAGTCGGGGGCCCTTACCCCTGGAGCCCATCTCTCGGGGACCAGATGGCCGCTTTGTGATGGGACCCAATGTGGGAACCCCTGAAGAAAGGTCAGGCTCTGAACGAGCTGAATCTCGGACCCCGGCCCAGTGCCAGGCCAGGTCCTATgactgcagcagcagcagccccagcggGCAGCCCCAGCCACTCTGCATTGCAGACATCAGCCCCGTGGGGCCCCCTCCCGCAGCACCACCTAGTCCTCGGCCTGCTCCGGGACCCTTGCTCCAGTACCTGAGCCTGCCCTTCTTCCGGGAGATGAACGTGGACGGGGACTGGCCCCCTTTTGAGGAGCCCGCGCCTGCTCCACCCCCAGATTACATGGATACCCGGCCctgccccacctcctctctccttcatCCCCTGGACCCCGACACTGTGTCCCCCGGGGCTGCGATGGGGGCCGGGGCCGCCCCAGAGCCCCTGTACACAGCACTGGCTGACTGGACGCTGAGGGACCGGCTGCTGCCAGGCCTCCTCCCTGCCGCCCCTCGGGGCAGCCTCACCAGCCAGAGCAGCGGGCGGGGCAGTGCCTCGTTCCTTCGGCCCCCCTCTACAGCCCCCTCTGCAGGAGGCAGCTACCTCAGCCCTGCTCCCGGAGACACCAGCAGCTGGGCCAGTGGCCCTGAGAGGTGGCCCCGGAGGGAGCATGTGGTGACAGTCAGCAAGAG GAGGAACACGTCTGTGGATGAGAACTACGAGTGGGACTCAGAATTCCCTGGGGACATGGAACTGCTGGAGACTCTGCACCTGGGCTTGGCTGGCCCTCGGCCCCGACCTGAAGCTGAGCCAGAGCTAG ATGTGAAGACTCCGGTGGAGGGCAGCCTCCCTAGCATGGCCCGTGTTCCAGGCCCGGAGGCTCGGTGCGCTGCCCTCCGGGAGGAGTTCCTGGCTTTCCGGCGCCGCAGAGATGCCACTAGGGCCCGGTTACCAGTGTACAGACAGCCAGTCCCACATCCTGAACAGGCCACCCTGCTGTGA
- the IGSF9 gene encoding protein turtle homolog A isoform X2: MMPLMRGKAGLLEQRQRPLALPQPPAVCSPVASSTASPQFLETPPQVLEVRELESVTLRCVARGSPQPHVTWKLRGQDLGQGQGQGQVQVQNGTLWIRRVERGSSGVYTCQASSTEGSTSHATQLLVLGPPVIVVPPRNSSVNASQDVSLACRAEAYPTNLTYSWFQDSTNVFHIRRLQPRVRILVDGSLRLQAAQPDDAGRYTCVASNGLPRPPSASAYLTVLYPARVTAMPPETPLPVGMRGVIQCPVRANPPLLFVSWTKDGQALQLDKLPGWSQGPEGSLIIALGNEDALGEYSCTPYNSLGTAGPSPVTRVLLKAPPAFLERPKEEYFQEVGRELLIPCSAQGDPPPAISWAKVGRGLQAQAQVDNSSSLILRPLTKEAHGRWECTASNAVARVATSTHVYVLGTSPHVVTNVSVVPLPKGANVSWEPGFDGGYLQRFSVWYTPLAKRPDRTHHDWVSLAVPVGAAYLLVPGLQPQTQYQFSVLAQNKLGSGPFSEIVLSAPEGLPTTPAAPRLPPTEMPQLLSPPRGLVAVRTPRGVLLHWDPPELVPETLDGYVLEGRQGSQGWEVLDRVAAGTETQLLVPGLIKDVLYEFRLVALAGSYVSDPSNTANVSTSGLEVYPSRTQLPGLLPQPVLAGVVGGVCFLGVAVLVSILAACLTNRRRAARRRRKRLRQDAPLIFSPPGKSAPHSAPGSGSPDSVAKLKLQGSPVPSLRQSLLWGEPAGPPSPPPDPPPSRGPLPLEPISRGPDGRFVMGPNVGTPEERSGSERAESRTPAQCQARSYDCSSSSPSGQPQPLCIADISPVGPPPAAPPSPRPAPGPLLQYLSLPFFREMNVDGDWPPFEEPAPAPPPDYMDTRPCPTSSLLHPLDPDTVSPGAAMGAGAAPEPLYTALADWTLRDRLLPGLLPAAPRGSLTSQSSGRGSASFLRPPSTAPSAGGSYLSPAPGDTSSWASGPERWPRREHVVTVSKRRNTSVDENYEWDSEFPGDMELLETLHLGLAGPRPRPEAEPELDVKTPVEGSLPSMARVPGPEARCAALREEFLAFRRRRDATRARLPVYRQPVPHPEQATLL; the protein is encoded by the exons ATGATGCCACTGATGAGGGGCAAAGCGGGTCTCCTGGAGCAGCGTCAGAGGCCACTGGCTCTCCCGCAGCCCCCAGCCGTGTGCAGCCCCGTGGCCAGCTCTACAG CGTCCCCTCAGTTCCTGGAGACGCCTCCCCAGGTGCTGGAAGTTCGGGAACTCGAGTCTGTGACCCTGCGTTGTGTGGCCCGGGGCAGCCCGCAGCCTCATGTGACCTGGAAGCTCCGAGGACAGGACCttggccagggccagggccagggtcaGGTGCAA GTGCAGAATGGGACGCTGTGGATCCGACGGGTGGAGCGAGGCAGCTCCGGAGTCTACACCTGCCAAGCCTCCAGCACTGAGGGCAGCACCTCCCACGCCACCCAGCTGCTGGTGCTAG GTCCCCCAGTCATCGTGGTACCCCCCAGGAACAGTTCGGTCAATGCCTCCCAGGATGTTTCCCTGGCCTGCCGGGCTGAGGCGTACCCCACTAACCTCACCTACAGCTGGTTCCAGGACAGCACCAACGTGTTCCACATCAg ACGGCTGCAGCCCCGCGTGCGGATCCTGGTGGACGGGAGTCTGCGACTGCAGGCCGCCCAGCCTGATGACGCGGGCCGCTACACCTGCGTGGCCAGCAACGGCCTCCCGCGCCCGCCCTCGGCCTCTGCCTACCTCACAGTGCTCT ACCCAGCCCGGGTGACAGCGATGCCTCCGGAGACACCCCTGCCTGTGGGCATGCGGGGGGTGATCCAGTGCCCGGTCCGGGCTAACCCCCCACTGCTCTTTGTCAGCTGGACCAAGGATGGGCAGGCCCTGCAGCTGGATAAG ctcccTGGCTGGTCCCAGGGCCCGGAGGGCTCACTGATCATTGCCCTGGGGAATGAGGACGCTCTGGGAGAATACTCCTGCACGCCCTACAACAGTCTTGGTACCGCTGGGCCCTCCCCGGTGACCCGCGTGCTGCTCAAG GCTCCCCCAGCTTTTCTAGAACGGCCCAAGGAAGAATATTTTCAAGAAGTAGGGCGGGAGCTACTCATCCCCTGCTCTGCTCAAGGAGACCCCCCTCCTGCTATCTCTTGGGCCAAG GTAGGCCGAGGGctgcaggcccaggcccaggtggACAACAGCAGCAGCCTCATCCTGCGGCCACTGACCAAGGAGGCCCATGGGCGCTGGGAGTGCACCGCCAGCAATGCTGTGGCCCGAGTGGCCACCTCCACACATGTCTATGTGCTGG gcaccAGCCCTCACGTTGTCACCAATGTGTCCGTGGTGCCTTTGCCCAAGGGTGCCAATGTCTCCTGGGAGCCTGGCTTTGATGGCGGCTATCTGCAGAGGTTCAGTGTCTGGTATACCCCGCT GGCCAAGCGTCCTGACCGAACCCACCATGACTGGGTGTCCCTGGCAGTGCCTGTGGGGGCTGCTTACCTCCTCGTGCCGGGGCTGCAGCCCCAAACCCAGTACCAGTTCAGCGTCCTAGCACAGAACAAGCTGGGGAGTGGGCCCTTCAGCGAGATCGTCTTGTCTGCCCCAGAAG GGCTTCCCACCACACCGGCGGCTCCCAGGCTTCCGCCTACTGAGATGCCTCAGCTCCTCTCACCTCCCCGAGGCCTGGTGGCAGTGAGGACACCCCGGGGGGTGCTCCTGCATTGGGATCCCCCAGAACTGGTCCCTGAGACGCTGGACGGCTATGTCCTGGAGGGACGGCAAGGCTCCCAAGGCTGGGAGGTGCTGGACCGCGTCGCGGCAGGCACGGAAACGCAGCTGCTGGTGCCAGGGCTCATCAAG gacgtACTGTACGAGTTCCGGCTCGTGGCCCTGGCCGGTAGCTATGTCAGCGATCCCAGCAACACGGCCAACGTCTCCACTTCCG GCCTGGAAGTCTACCCCTCGCGCACACAGctgcctggcctcctgccccagccGGTCCTGGCCGGCGTGGTGGGCGGGGTCTGCTTCCTGGGCGTGGCTGTCCTCGTGAGCATCCTGGCCGCCTGCCTGACCAACCGGCGCAGGGCAGCCCGTCGCCGCCGCAAGCGCCTCCGCCAAG ATGCGCCTCTTATCTTCTCTCCTCCCGGGAAGTCAGCTCCACA ctctgccccggGCTCAGGCAGCCCTGATAGCGTGGCGAAGCTGAAGCTCCAGGGTTCCCCAGTCCCCAGCCTGCGCCAGAGTCTACTCTGGGGGGAGCCTGCtggcccccccagcccccctccggATCCTCCGCCTAGTCGGGGGCCCTTACCCCTGGAGCCCATCTCTCGGGGACCAGATGGCCGCTTTGTGATGGGACCCAATGTGGGAACCCCTGAAGAAAGGTCAGGCTCTGAACGAGCTGAATCTCGGACCCCGGCCCAGTGCCAGGCCAGGTCCTATgactgcagcagcagcagccccagcggGCAGCCCCAGCCACTCTGCATTGCAGACATCAGCCCCGTGGGGCCCCCTCCCGCAGCACCACCTAGTCCTCGGCCTGCTCCGGGACCCTTGCTCCAGTACCTGAGCCTGCCCTTCTTCCGGGAGATGAACGTGGACGGGGACTGGCCCCCTTTTGAGGAGCCCGCGCCTGCTCCACCCCCAGATTACATGGATACCCGGCCctgccccacctcctctctccttcatCCCCTGGACCCCGACACTGTGTCCCCCGGGGCTGCGATGGGGGCCGGGGCCGCCCCAGAGCCCCTGTACACAGCACTGGCTGACTGGACGCTGAGGGACCGGCTGCTGCCAGGCCTCCTCCCTGCCGCCCCTCGGGGCAGCCTCACCAGCCAGAGCAGCGGGCGGGGCAGTGCCTCGTTCCTTCGGCCCCCCTCTACAGCCCCCTCTGCAGGAGGCAGCTACCTCAGCCCTGCTCCCGGAGACACCAGCAGCTGGGCCAGTGGCCCTGAGAGGTGGCCCCGGAGGGAGCATGTGGTGACAGTCAGCAAGAG GAGGAACACGTCTGTGGATGAGAACTACGAGTGGGACTCAGAATTCCCTGGGGACATGGAACTGCTGGAGACTCTGCACCTGGGCTTGGCTGGCCCTCGGCCCCGACCTGAAGCTGAGCCAGAGCTAG ATGTGAAGACTCCGGTGGAGGGCAGCCTCCCTAGCATGGCCCGTGTTCCAGGCCCGGAGGCTCGGTGCGCTGCCCTCCGGGAGGAGTTCCTGGCTTTCCGGCGCCGCAGAGATGCCACTAGGGCCCGGTTACCAGTGTACAGACAGCCAGTCCCACATCCTGAACAGGCCACCCTGCTGTGA
- the LOC125085606 gene encoding translation initiation factor IF-2-like — MATAAAMARVGTDSSDPPAQLPAHRPSRRSSALRARHAAPLKPGALAPPRVRPVRAPARSVPRQTANGEQGAGGAPREAEVGACSRDCDEGPTTALPAPCCRVLSPSPDPALLGDEVSPGCGCPDRASVRRGGTRPSGERSGGRRGLTRVPRGRARRSFPATLSAGFQEHVWELPALRGREAALSVPLPARRPAGESGSRAGADSPPTSGSGGCSPRGRAVWGGGWLRALLPPRPPGTPSPRPLLLGKPAGAAGGGCGRARGRAAQTTASPRRWAVGDSSGLNGPGRGVARRRGRTCRTGSGRPPSRSCGPPGACWSPGPGSSGAAWRLGAEGSVVGVRAPAVCIKPLAVRTLGRLG; from the exons ATGGCGACCGCTGCTGCCATGGCCCGCGTAGGCACGGACTCCTCAGATCCTCCGGCCCAGCTTCCCGCCCACCGCCCCTCCCGCAGAAGCTCTGCCCTCCGCGCCCGCCATGCGGCGCCTTTAAAGCCAGGGGCGCTCGCCCCGCCCCGGGTCCGCCCCGTCCGAG CCCCTGCCAGAAGTGTACCGCGGCAAACGGCCAACGgtgagcagggggcggggggcgcgccCCGGGAAGCGGAGGTCGGTGCTTGCTCCCGGGACTGCGACGAGGGTCCGACGACCGCTCTGCCCGCCCCGTGCTGTCGGGTCCTGTCCCCAAGCCCCGACCCCGCATTGCTGGGCGATGAGGTCAGCCCCGGTTGCGGGTGCCCGGACAGGGCGTCCGTCCGGAGAGGGGGGACCCGGCCCTCGGGGGAGAGGAGCGGCGGGCGCCGGGGCTTGACCCGCGTGCCCCGAGGGCGGGCGCGCCGGAGCTTCCCCGCGACCCTCAGTGCCGGGTTCCAGGAGCACGTGTGGGAGCTGCCCGCGCTCCGCGGCCGGGAGGCCGCCCTTTCCGTTCCTCTTCCCGCCCGCCGTCCTGCTGGCGAGTCGGGGTCTCGGGCTGGCGCGGACAGCCCCCCGACCTCGGGCTCCGGGGGCTGCAGCCCGCGCGGGCGGgcggtgtggggagggggttggttgCGGGCGCTCCTGCCCCCGCGCCCGCCGGGCaccccctccccgcgccccctGCTGCTGGGAAAGCCGGCGGGGGCTGCCGGCGGGGGCTGCGGGCGGGCGCGCGGGCGGGCTGCCCAGACCACTGCGTCACCCCGGCGGTGGGCGGTGGGTGACTCATCCGGCCTTAACGGCCCAGGGCGTGGCGTGGCGAGGCGGCGGGGCCGGACCTGCAGGACCGGAAGTGGACGGCCGCCTTCCCGCTCCTGCGGGCCCCCCGGAGCCTGCTGGAGCCCGGGCCCGGGGAGTTCTGGGGCAGCCTGGCGTCTGGGAGCAGAAGGGAGCGTGGTGGGagtgagg GCCCCTGCTGTGTGTATAAAGCCCCTGGCTGTGAGGACACTGGGCCGTCTTGGATGA
- the TAGLN2 gene encoding transgelin-2, with protein sequence MANRGPAYGLSREVQQKIEKQYDADLEQILVQWITTQCRKDVGRPQPGRENFQNWLKDGTVLCELINGLYPEGQAPVKKIQASTMAFKQMEQISQFLQAAERYGINTTDIFQTVDLWEGKNMACVQRTLMNLGGLAVARDDGLFSGDPNWFPKKSKENPRSFSDNQLQEGKNVIGLQMGTNRGASQAGMTGYGMPRQIL encoded by the exons ATGGCCAACAGGGGACCTGCCTACGGCCTGAGCCGGGAGGTGCAGCAGAAGATCGAGAAACAGTACGATGCGGACCTGGAACAGATCCTGGTCCAGTGGATCACCACCCAGTGCCGCAAGGACGTGGGCCGGCCCCAGCCTGGGCGTGAGAACTTCCAGAACTGGCTTAAGGATGGCACG GTGCTGTGTGAGCTCATCAATGGGCTATACCCTGAGGGACAGGCCCCGGTGAAGAAGATCCAGGCCTCCACCATGGCCTTCAAGCAGATGGAGCAGATCTCCCAGTTCCTGCAGGCGGCCGAGCGCTACGGCATCAACACCACTGACATCTTCCAGACCGTGGACCTCTGGGAAG gaAAGAATATGGCTTGTGTGCAGCGGACGCTGATGAACCTGGGCGGGCTGGCCGTAGCCCGGGACGATGGGCTGTTCTCTGGGGATCCCAACTGGTTTCCCAA GAAGTCCAAGGAGAACCCTCGGAGCTTCTCGGACAACCAGCTGCAGGAGGGCAAGAACGTCATCGGGCTGCAGATGGGCACCAACCGCGGGGCGTCCCAGGCCGGCATGACTGGCTATGGGATGCCGCGCCAGATCCTCTGA